In Patescibacteria group bacterium, a single window of DNA contains:
- the efp gene encoding elongation factor P — translation MAISSLNDIKKGKVLDIDNQPYLVVEANFVRMQQRKPVMQTKLKSLITNKVIENNFHPGDRVEEADLTHRRSGYLYSDPDHAYFMNNETYEQFGISLEQMGDQARFLKEGMEVDALYYNGEPVSVELPGKVNLKVVQTIDGARGDTAQGKVTKPATMETGFDVNVPLFIKEGDVIKVNTETGEYLERVNE, via the coding sequence ATGGCAATATCATCTCTAAACGACATCAAAAAAGGAAAAGTATTGGATATTGATAATCAACCTTATCTTGTTGTTGAGGCAAATTTTGTCCGTATGCAGCAACGAAAACCGGTAATGCAGACTAAGCTAAAAAGCCTGATCACTAACAAAGTGATTGAAAACAATTTTCATCCCGGTGATCGTGTTGAAGAGGCCGATTTAACACATCGTCGATCCGGTTATCTTTATTCTGATCCGGATCATGCTTATTTTATGAATAATGAAACATATGAGCAGTTTGGTATCAGTCTGGAACAAATGGGCGATCAAGCCAGGTTTCTCAAAGAAGGAATGGAAGTAGACGCTCTTTATTACAACGGTGAGCCGGTGTCGGTAGAGTTGCCAGGAAAAGTAAATCTGAAAGTAGTTCAGACGATTGACGGCGCTCGTGGAGACACTGCTCAAGGAAAAGTAACAAAACCGGCAACTATGGAAACTGGATTTGACGTAAATGTCCCTTTGTTTATCAAAGAAGGCGATGTGATTAAGGTTAATACCGAAACGGGCGAATACCTGGAGAGGGTAAACGAATAA
- a CDS encoding GIY-YIG nuclease family protein, giving the protein MTNGNYYVYIVASKSGTLYIGVTNNLDRIIDEHKQGINPGFTRKYGCNKLVYYERFSQIKEAINYEKVLKGWKRYKKEVLIRSMNPSWIDLNVEE; this is encoded by the coding sequence ATGACGAACGGTAATTATTACGTTTATATTGTGGCTAGTAAAAGCGGTACGTTATATATCGGTGTTACAAACAACCTTGATCGTATAATCGACGAACATAAACAAGGAATTAATCCCGGCTTTACCAGAAAGTATGGTTGTAACAAACTAGTTTATTACGAACGTTTTTCTCAGATTAAAGAAGCTATTAATTACGAGAAGGTTTTAAAAGGTTGGAAGCGTTACAAAAAAGAGGTGTTAATTAGATCAATGAATCCTTCTTGGATTGATTTAAACGTGGAAGAATAA
- the recA gene encoding recombinase RecA gives MTNKKSTDNQANRQHLAEEAIDQIRQRFGDGSIMKLGEAKAMQVDVVPTGCLSIDIALGVGGVPRGRIIEIYGPEASGKTTLAQHVIAEVQKLGGVAAFVDAEHALDPSYAQKIGVNIDELFISQPESGEQALEIVETLVRSNGVDVIVVDSVAALTPRAEIEGSMGDQHMALQARLMSQALRKLTAIISKTKTVLIFINQTRQKIGVFFGNPETTTGGMALKFYSSIRIEVHRAAQIKLGEEVVGNRVKCKIVKNKVAPPFRTCEFDIMYNEGISLSGDLIDLGLEYKVITKVGNTFNYGINKLGVGRENAKQYLRENAKLMDEIREKIWLEVRKKQAE, from the coding sequence ATGACAAACAAAAAATCAACTGACAATCAAGCCAATAGACAACATCTAGCCGAAGAAGCTATTGATCAAATCAGACAACGATTTGGCGACGGATCAATCATGAAACTTGGCGAAGCCAAAGCCATGCAGGTCGACGTAGTACCTACCGGATGTTTATCAATAGATATTGCCCTAGGCGTTGGCGGCGTACCCCGTGGTAGAATCATAGAAATCTATGGTCCTGAAGCGTCTGGTAAAACCACTCTAGCTCAACATGTTATCGCTGAAGTACAAAAACTCGGCGGCGTCGCTGCTTTTGTTGACGCTGAGCACGCTCTTGACCCCAGCTATGCCCAAAAAATAGGAGTGAATATCGACGAACTTTTTATCTCCCAACCAGAATCAGGCGAGCAAGCCCTGGAAATAGTGGAAACGCTGGTTCGCTCCAACGGTGTTGACGTCATTGTTGTCGACTCGGTCGCCGCGCTCACTCCCCGCGCGGAAATCGAAGGCAGTATGGGCGACCAGCACATGGCACTGCAAGCAAGACTAATGTCTCAAGCTTTGCGTAAGCTAACTGCTATAATCAGCAAAACGAAGACTGTTTTGATTTTTATCAACCAGACCAGGCAAAAAATCGGCGTATTTTTTGGCAATCCGGAAACCACCACCGGCGGTATGGCGCTAAAATTTTATTCCTCCATCCGAATCGAAGTACATCGTGCGGCGCAAATCAAGCTAGGCGAAGAAGTGGTGGGTAACCGGGTCAAATGTAAAATAGTAAAAAATAAGGTTGCTCCACCTTTCCGCACTTGCGAGTTTGATATTATGTATAACGAAGGAATTTCTCTATCCGGTGATCTGATCGATCTTGGTTTAGAATATAAAGTGATTACCAAGGTGGGAAACACTTTTAACTATGGCATAAATAAACTAGGCGTCGGTCGGGAAAACGCCAAACAGTATCTGCGGGAAAACGCCAAACTCATGGACGAAATCAGAGAAAAAATCTGGTTAGAAGTGAGAAAAAAACAAGCCGAATAA
- a CDS encoding helix-turn-helix domain-containing protein, with translation MMNFSAKQLNQYETVAEIFSAARKSKNVDLAKAEKVLKINKKYLLALENAEYEKMPGEVYIKNFARAYAQYLDLNVKNVLKLADRELEITKKIGQTPEIVIQPKTQEMQKIIITPKTIRVGAIILLAIACVIYLGWEINSIFSPPFLSISSPTEDLISKDNFITVEGQTVPEAQLTINGQEILADQNGYFRKQLDLQTGINNIEIKSQKKRSKESIVIRRVMVEEQPTPETTMPTDRVQPVDAALPTQNTPLIP, from the coding sequence ATGATGAATTTTTCCGCCAAACAACTAAACCAATACGAAACAGTGGCAGAAATATTTTCAGCTGCCAGAAAAAGTAAAAATGTTGATCTGGCAAAAGCTGAAAAGGTTTTGAAAATAAACAAAAAGTACCTGCTGGCGCTAGAAAACGCTGAATACGAAAAAATGCCCGGTGAAGTGTATATCAAAAACTTTGCTCGAGCCTATGCCCAATATCTAGATCTTAATGTAAAAAATGTTTTAAAACTAGCAGATCGTGAGCTGGAGATTACTAAAAAAATAGGTCAAACTCCGGAAATTGTTATTCAACCAAAAACCCAAGAGATGCAAAAAATAATTATCACGCCAAAAACCATTCGCGTTGGTGCCATCATTTTGTTAGCTATCGCTTGCGTTATCTATCTCGGCTGGGAAATAAACTCTATTTTTTCACCGCCATTTCTGTCCATATCGTCTCCGACAGAAGACTTGATCAGTAAAGATAATTTTATTACAGTAGAAGGACAAACCGTCCCCGAAGCTCAGCTGACTATTAATGGTCAGGAAATCTTAGCGGATCAAAACGGCTATTTTCGCAAACAGCTAGACCTGCAAACAGGTATTAATAATATCGAGATAAAATCTCAGAAAAAAAGGAGCAAAGAAAGTATTGTTATTCGCCGTGTTATGGTCGAGGAGCAACCGACACCGGAAACCACCATGCCGACAGACCGCGTCCAACCCGTTGATGCCGCACTACCAACACAAAACACACCATTAATACCATAA
- a CDS encoding DNA translocase FtsK, translated as MSRKHKVGRPKGSKNQNLKHGYKNNNTYYDDNEYAPLLSPETKRGVFIIFLLALSIISILSLFDLAGVLGIYIRNILTYLFGWATWIFPLILLMLTYLMVLPSRYAISFINYFGLILFSLSFNGLLHLNIPLDQAIETISTGRGGGYLGLFLSWPLQKFMGFWATLVVLIAIMLIAVMITFNTSFQSLAEKSIFFNSLISRLRGKWQQKPTDDETTYGNDEEEYEEDVEENKETKNQPNQEPEKVETEEEILREKSFATKKIDEQKPLFGKKYKKIDVPLDLLADQKEKPTAGDIKMSQERIHKTLQNFGIEVEMGEVSVGPTVTQYTLKPSEGVKLSQITTLHNDLALALAAHPIRIEAPIPGKSYVGIEVPNQTIATVGLKEVLSSKEFATRKSNLSVALGKDVAGSAWVANLDTMPHLLIAGATGSGKTVCVNSIITSLLYQNSPNTLRMILVDPKRVEMPVYNGIPHLMTPVITDVKKTINALKWTISEMDRRFEILAKTGHRDIHSFNKAGKEKMPYLVIVIDELADLMQTSGAEVEGYIIRLAQLARATGIHLVLATQRPSVDVITGLIKANITSRIAFAVASGTDSRTILDHAGAEKLLGRGDMLFISANLSKPKRIQGVFVSDDEIRRIVEYIKGQNGEVEYDTTITEKVSSGGNFNYDEDGDELLDEAKDLVIRAGKASASYLQRRLKIGYARAARILDLLEQQGIIGPGEGAKPREILVSKEDDYPDEEYSSSGGFAAEEEKIEVEELEENDDEIGEEESIEEADDEIESAIEDDVADEESEEPKKTKTPEANPDDNELI; from the coding sequence ATGTCTAGAAAACACAAAGTCGGAAGACCAAAAGGCAGTAAAAATCAAAATCTAAAACACGGCTACAAAAACAACAATACTTATTACGACGATAATGAATACGCTCCGCTATTAAGCCCGGAAACCAAACGCGGTGTTTTTATTATTTTTTTATTAGCCCTATCTATTATTTCCATCCTTAGTCTTTTTGATCTTGCCGGCGTGCTGGGAATATATATCAGAAATATTCTCACCTATCTTTTTGGCTGGGCAACATGGATATTCCCTTTAATTCTTCTGATGCTGACATATTTAATGGTCTTGCCTTCCCGCTATGCCATCAGTTTTATCAATTATTTTGGACTAATCTTATTTAGTCTGAGTTTTAACGGTCTGCTTCACCTCAATATCCCCTTGGATCAAGCGATTGAAACTATTTCCACTGGTCGCGGTGGTGGATATTTGGGGCTATTCCTTTCCTGGCCGCTACAGAAATTTATGGGTTTTTGGGCGACTTTAGTAGTACTGATAGCGATAATGCTTATTGCTGTTATGATTACTTTTAACACTTCTTTCCAGTCACTGGCGGAAAAAAGCATCTTTTTTAATTCTCTCATCTCCAGACTACGCGGTAAGTGGCAGCAAAAACCTACCGATGACGAAACCACTTATGGAAATGATGAGGAAGAATATGAAGAGGATGTAGAAGAAAACAAAGAAACAAAAAATCAACCAAACCAAGAACCGGAAAAGGTCGAAACCGAAGAAGAAATACTCAGGGAAAAATCTTTTGCAACAAAAAAAATAGACGAACAAAAACCGTTATTTGGTAAAAAATACAAAAAGATAGACGTACCGCTTGATTTGCTTGCCGATCAAAAAGAAAAACCAACCGCCGGTGATATCAAAATGAGTCAGGAAAGAATTCACAAAACTTTACAAAACTTTGGCATTGAAGTTGAAATGGGTGAAGTAAGCGTGGGTCCAACCGTTACTCAATACACTTTAAAACCGTCCGAGGGGGTAAAGCTTTCTCAGATCACTACCCTGCACAATGATCTTGCCCTGGCTCTTGCCGCTCACCCGATACGTATCGAGGCGCCAATCCCCGGAAAATCTTATGTCGGTATTGAGGTACCAAACCAAACCATTGCTACGGTAGGACTAAAAGAAGTTCTCTCTTCCAAAGAATTTGCTACTCGCAAATCAAATCTTTCTGTGGCGCTAGGTAAAGACGTTGCCGGATCCGCTTGGGTAGCAAATCTCGACACCATGCCACACCTCCTCATTGCCGGCGCCACCGGCAGTGGTAAAACCGTTTGCGTTAATTCTATTATCACCAGCTTGCTCTATCAAAATAGTCCGAATACTTTACGGATGATTTTAGTCGATCCTAAGAGGGTAGAAATGCCGGTTTATAATGGTATTCCTCATCTGATGACCCCGGTAATCACCGACGTAAAAAAAACCATCAACGCCCTCAAATGGACGATTTCAGAGATGGACCGTCGCTTTGAAATCCTCGCCAAAACCGGACATCGAGATATTCATTCTTTTAATAAAGCCGGCAAAGAAAAAATGCCGTATTTGGTGATAGTAATAGATGAATTAGCCGACCTGATGCAAACTTCTGGCGCCGAGGTAGAAGGATATATCATTCGTCTGGCTCAACTTGCCCGTGCGACCGGCATACACTTGGTACTAGCAACCCAGAGACCGTCTGTTGATGTTATCACCGGTCTGATCAAAGCCAATATTACCAGCCGCATTGCTTTTGCCGTTGCTTCAGGTACTGACTCACGAACCATTCTCGACCATGCCGGAGCTGAAAAATTGCTTGGTCGCGGCGACATGCTATTTATTTCTGCCAACTTATCCAAACCGAAACGTATTCAGGGCGTGTTTGTTTCTGACGACGAAATCCGCCGGATTGTTGAATACATAAAAGGACAAAACGGCGAGGTAGAATACGACACCACTATTACCGAAAAAGTTTCCAGCGGCGGAAATTTTAATTATGACGAAGACGGCGACGAACTTCTCGATGAAGCGAAAGATTTGGTTATTCGCGCCGGAAAAGCCTCTGCCTCATATTTACAAAGAAGATTAAAAATAGGCTACGCTCGCGCCGCGAGAATTCTTGATCTGCTTGAACAGCAGGGTATTATCGGACCAGGCGAAGGAGCTAAACCCAGAGAAATATTGGTCAGCAAAGAAGATGACTATCCAGACGAAGAATATTCTTCTTCTGGGGGCTTTGCTGCCGAAGAAGAAAAGATAGAAGTCGAGGAATTAGAAGAGAATGACGATGAAATAGGTGAAGAAGAATCAATAGAGGAGGCTGACGACGAAATTGAATCCGCTATTGAAGATGATGTAGCAGATGAAGAAAGTGAGGAACCAAAAAAAACAAAAACACCCGAAGCCAATCCCGATGACAACGAATTGATTTAG
- a CDS encoding CinA family protein, with the protein MESFTGSLAGQAVDLLRHHELTITTVESCTGGGVVNAITNIPGASEVLQRAFVVYSNGAKIDMGVPVETIREYTVYSMQTALAMARAGLQVALEADISVGITGSISRVDPANTQNSVPGRIYIAVVGVKSGIQITRQREHDFSDQGDREKIKEAAIQAALKMINAVILDIADLQ; encoded by the coding sequence GTGGAATCATTTACCGGATCGCTAGCTGGTCAAGCCGTGGATTTGCTGAGGCACCACGAATTGACTATTACCACTGTGGAGTCTTGCACCGGTGGTGGCGTTGTTAACGCCATCACTAATATTCCGGGCGCAAGCGAGGTTTTACAGCGAGCCTTCGTTGTTTACTCTAACGGAGCCAAAATTGACATGGGAGTGCCAGTGGAAACCATCAGGGAATATACGGTGTATTCCATGCAGACAGCGTTGGCTATGGCTCGCGCCGGGCTGCAGGTGGCGCTGGAGGCCGATATCAGTGTCGGTATTACCGGCAGTATATCACGTGTTGATCCTGCTAACACCCAGAACTCCGTACCCGGTCGTATTTATATCGCCGTTGTTGGGGTAAAAAGCGGAATTCAGATTACCCGGCAGCGAGAACACGATTTTTCCGATCAAGGGGATCGGGAAAAAATCAAGGAAGCCGCGATCCAGGCGGCATTAAAAATGATTAACGCGGTTATTTTGGATATAGCCGACCTACAATAA
- the rpoC gene encoding DNA-directed RNA polymerase subunit beta' has product MFKTTISTNDFDAIRLRLASPEAIRTWSHGEVLRPETINYRTQKPEKDGLFCEKIFGPSKDWECYCGKYKKIRYQGIVCDKCGVEVTRSIVRRERFGHIDLAAPVSHIWFLRGVPSKIGLVLNLSPQAMEKVIYFASFIITQVDESIKEQTSEQLKKEFTDAKKDIEKKFLEDVERIKNEMRDKKESEIDDAISKLNAARDNDLLELQKEYEETEKEIKDIKKMKIISEHDYQEMSLKYGPMFTAAIGAEAIDILLQEIDVPALIEKIDKELLDAQGAKKDKLIKRIKLLRSLKKTNIDPDWMILKAIPIIPPDLRPMVPLDGGRFATSDLNDLYRRVINRNNRLKRLNDLNAPEVIVRNEKRMLQEAVDALIDNSARHSKTVVASTGQKRQLKSIADILKGKQGRFRQNLLGKRTDYSGRSVIVVGPELKLYQCGLPKRMAMELFKPFVICRLIKDGYVHNIRSANRFIESDRPEIWDILEGITSKAHVMLNRAPTLHRLGIQAFQPILIEGKAIQLHPLVCSAFNADFDGDQMAVHVPLTEEAKKEAANLMLSANNLLKPADGKPVAKPNKDIVLGIYYLTNEDPIDDKKKIKSFSSAKEAKRAYQMRHIGLRETIKIKDRFKKREEEIIDTTIGRVIFNSIIPAKLPYYNQTVDGKTITKIIALILETQLPEITIDFLDQIKRMGYKYLTKSGYSWGMNDLPLVEERKDLIKKGDELVNETEEQYQQGLLTDRERRNKIIEIWMGVKDQIAQISIAKLAKSGPVFAMINSGARGTVGQLTQMVGMKGPVSNPAGEIIELPVKGNFKEGFDVLEFFISTHGSRKGLSDTALRTANAGYLTRRLVDVVQDVVVKEDDCGDDEGVIITKEESTEMGETISERVWGRTCLETIKGARGKVIVEKGQLITEEIARELDKLDLDQINVRSVLTCKLKKGICQKCYGYDLGYNHLVQKGTAVGIIAAQSIGEPGTQLTMRTFHTGGVAGKDITQGLPRVEELFEARTPKHKAFVAEEDGVISIEETPRTITDPTGKVVLSGKFGQKMIRINYNEYEEAEYSAGKNAEVLVKDNDTVEKGSALISTADGKKVFAKNGGTVKIEKNKIKVTGEVAKAAEYLIPVEYTIVIKDGDLVTKGDRLTDGSLDLHSLYRHKGKIAVQKYMLREIQHIYSSQGQRLNDKHVEIIIKQLFSRVYVRDAGDTELLPGSIAELAEVLEADEEVELLKKKPTTFDELFLGISKVSLSTSSWLSAASFQETARVLINAAVTGKIDRLEGLKENVIIGRMVPAGTGYGIKQALPPMETETTEQVQPK; this is encoded by the coding sequence ATGTTTAAAACTACTATTTCTACCAACGATTTCGACGCTATCCGCCTCAGGCTGGCTTCGCCAGAAGCGATTCGCACCTGGTCTCACGGCGAGGTTTTGCGTCCGGAAACTATCAACTACCGCACCCAAAAACCGGAAAAAGACGGACTTTTCTGCGAAAAGATTTTTGGTCCTTCTAAGGATTGGGAATGTTACTGCGGTAAATACAAAAAAATCCGTTATCAAGGCATCGTCTGCGACAAATGCGGAGTCGAAGTCACTCGTTCTATTGTTCGTCGTGAACGCTTTGGTCATATCGACCTTGCCGCTCCAGTATCTCATATTTGGTTTTTGCGCGGCGTGCCCAGCAAAATCGGATTGGTATTAAATCTCTCCCCTCAAGCGATGGAAAAGGTAATTTATTTTGCCAGTTTTATCATTACCCAGGTAGATGAAAGCATCAAAGAACAAACATCGGAACAGCTGAAAAAAGAATTTACTGATGCCAAAAAAGACATCGAAAAAAAATTCCTTGAAGACGTCGAACGAATAAAAAACGAGATGAGAGACAAAAAGGAGAGCGAAATTGACGACGCTATTTCCAAACTAAACGCCGCTCGTGACAACGATTTGCTGGAACTGCAGAAAGAATATGAAGAAACGGAAAAGGAGATCAAAGATATTAAAAAGATGAAAATAATTTCCGAGCATGATTATCAGGAAATGTCTCTCAAATACGGTCCGATGTTTACTGCCGCGATCGGCGCTGAAGCCATAGATATCCTACTGCAAGAAATCGATGTTCCCGCATTGATTGAAAAAATCGACAAAGAACTGCTAGATGCTCAAGGAGCAAAAAAAGACAAGCTGATAAAAAGAATCAAACTGCTACGCAGCCTGAAAAAAACCAATATCGATCCCGACTGGATGATTCTCAAGGCGATTCCCATCATCCCGCCCGACCTGCGCCCGATGGTTCCGTTAGACGGCGGTCGTTTTGCTACATCCGATCTCAATGACCTTTATCGTCGTGTCATCAACCGCAACAATCGTCTCAAACGCCTCAACGATCTCAATGCTCCGGAAGTGATCGTTCGCAACGAAAAACGCATGTTGCAAGAAGCCGTCGATGCGCTGATTGATAATTCCGCCCGTCACAGTAAAACCGTCGTCGCTTCGACCGGTCAAAAACGCCAGCTCAAATCCATCGCTGACATATTAAAAGGAAAACAGGGTCGTTTCCGCCAAAACTTACTAGGCAAAAGAACCGACTATTCCGGTCGTTCGGTTATTGTGGTTGGTCCTGAACTAAAACTATATCAATGTGGTCTGCCAAAAAGAATGGCAATGGAACTCTTCAAACCGTTTGTCATTTGCCGTCTGATCAAGGACGGATATGTCCATAACATTCGTTCGGCAAACAGATTTATCGAATCTGATCGTCCGGAAATTTGGGACATCCTCGAAGGCATTACCAGCAAAGCGCACGTGATGTTAAACCGCGCTCCGACTCTTCACCGCCTGGGCATCCAAGCTTTTCAACCAATTTTAATCGAAGGTAAGGCTATCCAGCTGCATCCGCTAGTTTGCTCCGCTTTTAATGCTGACTTTGACGGCGACCAAATGGCTGTTCACGTTCCGCTGACCGAAGAAGCAAAAAAAGAAGCTGCTAATCTGATGCTTTCGGCTAATAACCTGCTCAAACCGGCCGACGGCAAACCAGTTGCCAAACCAAATAAAGACATAGTACTTGGTATTTATTATTTAACCAATGAAGATCCGATAGATGATAAAAAGAAAATAAAGTCTTTTTCTTCCGCCAAAGAAGCAAAACGCGCCTATCAGATGCGCCATATCGGCTTGCGGGAAACAATCAAGATAAAAGACAGGTTTAAAAAACGAGAAGAGGAAATAATCGACACTACTATCGGTCGAGTCATCTTCAATTCTATCATTCCTGCCAAACTGCCTTACTACAATCAAACTGTTGACGGCAAAACCATTACCAAAATAATCGCTTTGATTTTGGAAACGCAGCTGCCAGAAATTACCATCGATTTTCTGGATCAAATCAAACGCATGGGTTACAAATATTTAACCAAGTCCGGCTACTCCTGGGGCATGAACGATTTGCCGTTAGTAGAAGAAAGAAAAGATCTTATCAAAAAAGGCGACGAACTGGTTAATGAAACCGAGGAACAATACCAACAAGGATTACTCACCGATCGTGAAAGGCGAAATAAGATAATTGAAATATGGATGGGAGTAAAAGATCAAATCGCACAGATATCTATCGCTAAACTAGCTAAATCCGGTCCGGTGTTTGCCATGATCAATTCCGGCGCTCGCGGCACCGTCGGTCAGCTGACCCAAATGGTCGGTATGAAAGGTCCGGTATCAAACCCAGCCGGTGAAATCATCGAACTGCCAGTCAAAGGAAACTTTAAAGAAGGTTTTGATGTTCTCGAATTTTTTATCTCTACTCACGGTTCTCGCAAAGGTTTATCCGACACCGCTTTGCGTACCGCTAATGCCGGTTACCTCACTCGTCGTCTCGTTGATGTCGTCCAGGATGTAGTAGTTAAAGAAGACGACTGCGGCGATGACGAAGGCGTGATAATCACCAAAGAAGAAAGTACGGAAATGGGCGAAACCATCAGCGAACGCGTCTGGGGCAGAACATGTCTGGAAACGATCAAAGGCGCTCGCGGTAAAGTAATTGTCGAAAAAGGACAGCTTATCACCGAAGAGATCGCTCGCGAATTAGATAAGCTTGATTTGGATCAAATTAACGTCCGCTCGGTGCTGACTTGTAAACTAAAAAAAGGTATTTGCCAAAAATGCTACGGCTATGATCTGGGCTACAACCACCTCGTCCAGAAAGGCACCGCCGTCGGAATTATCGCCGCTCAATCTATCGGTGAACCTGGCACTCAGCTAACCATGAGAACTTTCCACACCGGCGGTGTCGCAGGTAAAGACATTACCCAAGGTCTACCAAGGGTTGAAGAACTTTTCGAAGCACGTACTCCTAAGCACAAAGCCTTTGTTGCTGAAGAAGACGGCGTGATTTCTATCGAAGAAACTCCTCGCACTATTACCGACCCGACCGGTAAAGTCGTTTTGTCCGGCAAATTCGGTCAAAAAATGATTCGCATCAACTACAACGAATACGAGGAAGCTGAATATTCAGCCGGGAAAAACGCCGAGGTGTTGGTAAAAGACAATGATACTGTAGAAAAAGGGTCAGCTCTGATCAGCACCGCTGACGGCAAAAAAGTTTTTGCCAAAAATGGCGGAACGGTAAAAATAGAAAAGAACAAAATAAAAGTAACCGGCGAAGTTGCTAAGGCGGCAGAATACTTAATTCCTGTCGAATACACTATTGTCATCAAAGACGGCGACCTGGTAACCAAAGGAGATCGCCTTACTGACGGCAGCCTTGACCTACATTCCCTGTATCGACATAAAGGTAAAATCGCCGTCCAAAAGTATATGTTGCGAGAAATCCAGCATATCTACTCTTCCCAAGGTCAGCGTTTAAACGACAAACACGTCGAGATTATCATCAAACAACTGTTTTCTCGCGTTTATGTCCGTGATGCTGGCGACACCGAACTTTTACCAGGATCGATCGCCGAACTAGCCGAGGTGCTGGAAGCCGATGAAGAAGTTGAACTGTTAAAGAAAAAACCAACAACTTTTGATGAATTATTTCTTGGTATTTCCAAAGTGTCTCTGTCCACTTCTTCCTGGCTATCCGCTGCTTCCTTCCAAGAAACAGCCAGGGTTCTAATCAACGCCGCGGTTACCGGAAAGATCGACCGACTGGAAGGATTAAAAGAAAACGTTATCATCGGTCGCATGGTTCCGGCTGGTACCGGCTACGGTATCAAACAAGCCCTGCCGCCAATGGAAACTGAAACGACTGAACAAGTACAACCAAAATAA